In Xiphophorus hellerii strain 12219 chromosome 13, Xiphophorus_hellerii-4.1, whole genome shotgun sequence, the following proteins share a genomic window:
- the abitram gene encoding protein Abitram, which produces MDCVEQSNADAEAPSVIGRYFTRWYRADMKGKLCEDHCILQHSNRLCVVTLAETHPILQDGRAIKSINYQISNGCSRLNNKVSGKSKRGAQFLTDFAPLCRIMCSDDTEYTIYSCIRGRLLEVNENILETPNLLLEKPSTEGYIAVILPKFEESKSITENLLTREEFEAVVSKRSLSQPP; this is translated from the exons ATGGACTGTGTGGAGCAGAGTAACGCAGACGCAGAAGCGCCCTCTGTTATCGGCCGATATTTCACACGGTGGTACAGAGCAg atatgaAGGGAAAATTGTGTGAGGATCATTGCATCTTACAACATTCAAACAG GTTGTGCGTTGTGACCTTAGCAGAAACTCATCCGATACTTCAGGATGGACGCGCAATCAAAAGCATCAATTACCAGATCAGTAACGGCTGCAGTCGCTTGAATAATAAAGTGTCCGGGAAGTCCAAACGG GGGGCGCAGTTCCTTACAGATTTTGCACCTTTGTGCAGGATAATGTGCTCAGATGACACGGAGTACACAATCTACAG ttgcaTAAGGGGGCGTCTTCTGGAAGTCAATGAGAACATTTTAGAAACCCCAAATCTCTTGCTAGAAAAG ccgTCTACTGAAGGATATATTGCTGTCATCCTTCCAAAGTTTGAGGAAAGCAAGAGCATAACTGAAAACCTCCTGACAAGAGAAGAGTTTGAGGCTGTCGTTTCCAAACGCAGTTTGTCACAACCCCCCTAA